One genomic region from Chionomys nivalis chromosome 17, mChiNiv1.1, whole genome shotgun sequence encodes:
- the Slurp1 gene encoding secreted Ly-6/uPAR-related protein 1, which yields MAFHWATRLLLLVAWSVGSGEAFKCYTCEQPTAINSCKNIAQCKLEDTACKTILETVDGEFPFNHSPMVTRSCSSSCLATDPDGIGVAHPVFCCFRDLCNSGEAGLVTGL from the exons ATGGCCTTTCACTGGGCCACGAGGCTGCTGCTCTTGGTAGCCTGGAGCGTGGGCTCTG GTGAAGCCTTCAAGTGCTACACCTGTGAGCAGCCCACGGCCATTAACTCCTGCAAGAATATTGCTCAGTGCAAGCTGGAAGACACAGCCTGTAAGACCATACTGGAGACAGTGGACGGGG AGTTCCCCTTCAACCACAGTCCTATGGTGACCCGctcctgctccagttcctgcctggCCACCGACCCTGATGGCATCGGGGTTGCTCACCCTGTCTTCTGCTGCTTCCGTGACCTCTGCAATTCAGGGGAGGCAGGCTTGGTGACAGGCCTCTAG